In the genome of Saccopteryx leptura isolate mSacLep1 chromosome 10, mSacLep1_pri_phased_curated, whole genome shotgun sequence, one region contains:
- the LOC136382371 gene encoding C-C chemokine receptor type 1-like: protein MEISNISMDYEGTTDSNSLNKTSCQYEPLRSFRAQLLPLLYSLVFVIGLVGNILVVLVLLQHKRLKAITNIYVLNLALSDLLFLFTLPFWIHHYWKDNWVFGEVMCKLLSGLYYVGLYSEIFFIILLTIDRYLAIVHAVLALRVRTVTFGIITSIVSWVLASLTSIPDFFFTHTLSNEGCYICNSFIPRTYYSHWREFLALKLNILGLVLPLVIMIVCYTGIIKILLRRPNERKSKAFRLIFVIMIIFFLFWTPFNLTLSIYAFEHVLLVNYCNHKDQLALAIQVTAVISYMHCCVNPIIYVFVGEKFREYLRELFYSLQSLSPGKWLPFFHTKNQDKAISMSPSAGEQELSDGF, encoded by the coding sequence ATGGAAATTTCCAACATTTCAATGGACTATGAGGGGACCACAGACTCCAACTCATTGAACAAAACCTCGTGCCAATATGAACCTTTAAGGTCTTTTAGAGCTCAGCTGCTGCCCCTTTTGTATTCCCTGGTGTTTGTCATTGGCCTGGTCGGCAACATCCTGGTTGTCCTGGTCCTCTTGCAACACAAGAGGCTCAAGGCCATTACAAACATCTACGTTCTCAACCTGGCACTTTCTGACCTACTCTTCCTCTTCACGCTGCCCTTCTGGATTCACCACTATTGGAAAGATAACTGGGTGTTCGGCGAGGTCATGTGCAAGTTGCTGTCGGGGCTTTATTACGTAGGTCTGTACAGCGAGATCTTCTTCATCATCCTGCTGACCATCGACAGGTACCTGGCCATCGTCCATGCTGTGTTAGCCCTGCGGGTCCGGACTGTCACATTTGGTATCATCACCAGCATAGTCAGCTGGGTCCTGGCCAGCCTGACTTCAATTCCAGACTTTTTCTTTACACATACCCTGAGCAATGAAGGTTGTTACATCTGCAACTCATTTATCCCTCGTACTTACTACAGTCATTGGAGAGAGTTTCTGGCTCTGAAACTGAACATCCTGGGGCTGGTCTTGCCTCTGGTGATCATGATCGTCTGCTACACGGGGATCATAAAGATTCTGCTCAGACGACCCAATGAGAGGAAATCCAAAGCCTTCCGTCTGATTTTTGTCATCATgatcatcttttttctcttttggacgCCCTTCAATCTGACTCTGTCTATTTATGCATTTGAACACGTTCTTTTAGTCAATTACTGTAACCACAAAGACCAACTAGCCCTGGCCATTCAAGTGACAGCCGTCATCTCCTACATGCACTGCTGTGTCAACcccattatttatgtttttgttggcGAGAAGTTCCGCGAGTACCTGCGTGAGTTGTTCTACAGTCTCCAGTCCCTGAGCCCAGGGAAATGGCTCCCCTTCTTCCACACCAAGAACCAGGACAAGGCCATCTCCATGTCTCCATCTGCAGGGGAACAGGAACTCTCTGACGGGTTCTGA